A single window of SAR324 cluster bacterium DNA harbors:
- the rpsT gene encoding 30S ribosomal protein S20 gives MAHHNSALKRIRQTIKRTARNRSERSSLRTSVKKYREVLAGDDKALAAGEYPEIQKRIDKAVTKGILHARTAARYKSRLASALNKVSES, from the coding sequence ATGGCACACCATAACTCTGCACTTAAGCGAATCCGTCAAACGATCAAGCGCACGGCAAGAAATCGTTCTGAGCGCTCATCCTTGAGAACTTCAGTGAAAAAATATCGAGAAGTTTTGGCTGGAGATGACAAAGCTTTAGCTGCAGGTGAGTACCCAGAAATTCAGAAGAGAATTGATAAAGCAGTAACAAAAGGTATTCTGCATGCGCGAACTGCAGCACGCTACAAATCACGCCTTGCCTCAGCGCTAAATAAGGTTTCAGAATCTTGA